A portion of the Hoylesella buccalis ATCC 35310 genome contains these proteins:
- a CDS encoding DUF4252 domain-containing protein, translating into MKKVMIIAALAFMTMTVQAQMSVDRLMRKYKHSPKAEYVHVPKMMMSLAKAITTNDADDYSKYIKHINSIKVLDMEDCSKAVKQQFFKDVARLKTVGYEELMTAKEADEQTVIMVKRSKTGIKELVIIDSDDDDAALIQILGNIKNSEIQKIIAEEKKK; encoded by the coding sequence ATGAAAAAAGTGATGATAATCGCAGCATTGGCATTCATGACCATGACTGTTCAGGCCCAAATGTCGGTAGATCGTTTGATGAGGAAGTACAAACATTCGCCCAAGGCTGAATATGTACATGTGCCGAAAATGATGATGTCGCTTGCCAAGGCAATAACGACCAACGATGCCGACGACTATTCGAAATACATCAAGCATATCAACAGTATCAAAGTCTTGGACATGGAGGATTGCTCAAAAGCTGTTAAACAGCAGTTTTTCAAGGATGTTGCTCGACTGAAAACAGTCGGTTACGAGGAGTTGATGACGGCTAAGGAAGCAGATGAGCAAACCGTAATCATGGTGAAGAGGAGCAAAACTGGGATTAAAGAGCTCGTCATCATCGATTCGGATGATGACGATGCCGCATTAATCCAAATCTTAGGAAACATCAAGAATTCAGAGATACAGAAGATTATTG